The Priestia aryabhattai genome contains a region encoding:
- a CDS encoding site-2 protease family protein, producing MEHFLAFSLQDLPYVVMTLIVAFTLHEFAHAYVAYLFGDHTAKKQGRLTLSPLAHLDPFGTLLLIIAGFGWAKPVPVNRYFFKKPRLAGILVSIAGPFSNLVLAFIGLLIYYLMSNAAVDNDALYRFFTLFIQINLTLGVFNLLPFPPLDGYRVIEDLVPPSTRAKMTKYESWGIFVFLILVITPLDRIVIWPLLNGAATFVMNIFQQILAPLI from the coding sequence GTGGAACATTTTTTAGCTTTTTCATTGCAAGACCTTCCTTACGTGGTGATGACGCTTATTGTTGCATTCACACTGCATGAGTTTGCACATGCGTATGTAGCTTATTTATTTGGAGACCACACGGCTAAAAAGCAAGGAAGGCTAACGCTTTCTCCGCTGGCTCATTTAGATCCATTTGGAACGCTTTTGTTAATTATCGCAGGTTTTGGATGGGCGAAGCCGGTTCCTGTTAATCGCTATTTCTTTAAAAAGCCTCGTTTAGCTGGTATTCTAGTATCGATAGCGGGACCGTTTAGCAACTTGGTGTTGGCATTTATCGGCTTGCTTATTTATTATTTGATGAGCAATGCCGCAGTGGACAACGATGCGCTTTATCGTTTTTTTACATTATTTATTCAAATAAACCTAACGCTAGGTGTATTTAACTTGTTGCCTTTTCCGCCTTTAGACGGATACCGCGTGATTGAAGACCTCGTTCCGCCGTCTACGCGAGCCAAAATGACGAAGTATGAATCTTGGGGTATTTTTGTATTTTTGATTCTTGTGATTACACCCCTGGATCGAATTGTGATCTGGCCGCTTCTAAACGGAGCAGCAACGTTTGTTATGAATATCTTTCAGCAGATATTAGCACCACTGATTTAA
- a CDS encoding YwhD family protein: protein MTQPKKKSIGFNIIKDDSTDGHGGYGVGALSLENISPVFVCPSDEEVFVDIGAMHARSVVEKGIKFLPNKDEVPNGKLYWLVWVTIDRKQEGSYYAGMTACEMTVDREIRRGYKSLPEHVNKMDKSLKRRIMVEEMDNKSKALLREFLKSHNEEIWTLSNDDLKEALQTS, encoded by the coding sequence ATGACTCAGCCAAAAAAGAAAAGTATAGGATTTAATATCATAAAAGACGATTCAACCGACGGCCACGGCGGTTACGGGGTTGGAGCGTTAAGTTTAGAAAACATTTCACCCGTTTTTGTTTGTCCGAGCGATGAAGAAGTATTTGTGGATATCGGTGCGATGCATGCAAGAAGTGTAGTGGAAAAAGGAATTAAGTTCTTACCGAATAAAGACGAGGTGCCAAACGGCAAGTTATATTGGCTTGTGTGGGTAACGATTGATCGCAAGCAAGAAGGATCTTACTACGCAGGTATGACAGCATGTGAAATGACCGTGGATCGTGAAATTCGCCGCGGATATAAGTCACTTCCTGAACATGTGAACAAAATGGATAAATCCTTAAAACGACGCATTATGGTAGAAGAAATGGATAACAAGTCTAAGGCTTTGCTTCGTGAGTTTTTGAAGTCTCATAATGAAGAAATCTGGACGTTATCTAATGATGACTTAAAAGAAGCGCTTCAAACATCGTAA
- the speE gene encoding spermidine synthase, with product MELWFTEKQTKNFGITAKINRTLHTEQTEFQKLDMVETEEFGNMLLLDGMVMTTEKDEFVYHEMVAHVPLFTHPNPENVLVVGGGDGGVIREILKHPSVKKATLVDIDGKVIEYSKKFLPSIAGKLEDPRVDVQVDDGFMHIAKSENEYDVILVDSTEPVGPAVNLFTKGFYAGISKALKEDGIFVAQSDNPWFTPELISNVQRDVREIFPITRLYVANIPTYPSGLWTFTMGSKKHDPLEVSEDRFFDIDTKYYTKELHKAAFALPKFVQDLIK from the coding sequence ATGGAATTATGGTTCACAGAAAAGCAAACAAAGAACTTTGGTATTACAGCTAAAATTAATCGCACTTTACATACAGAGCAAACGGAGTTTCAAAAATTAGACATGGTTGAAACAGAAGAGTTTGGTAACATGCTCCTACTTGACGGTATGGTTATGACAACAGAAAAAGATGAGTTCGTTTATCATGAAATGGTTGCGCATGTACCGTTATTTACGCATCCAAATCCAGAAAACGTACTAGTTGTAGGTGGAGGAGACGGAGGCGTAATCCGTGAAATCTTGAAACACCCAAGCGTAAAAAAAGCGACGTTAGTTGATATCGATGGGAAAGTTATTGAGTACTCAAAAAAATTCTTACCTTCAATTGCCGGCAAACTAGAAGATCCTCGTGTTGATGTACAAGTAGACGATGGATTTATGCATATCGCTAAAAGTGAGAACGAATACGACGTCATTTTAGTAGATTCAACAGAGCCGGTAGGTCCAGCTGTAAATTTATTTACAAAAGGATTCTATGCAGGTATCTCCAAAGCACTTAAAGAAGATGGTATCTTTGTTGCTCAATCGGACAACCCTTGGTTCACGCCAGAGCTTATCTCAAATGTTCAGCGTGATGTAAGAGAAATCTTCCCGATTACACGTCTATACGTAGCAAATATTCCAACATACCCAAGCGGTTTATGGACATTTACAATGGGCTCAAAGAAACATGATCCATTAGAAGTAAGCGAAGATCGTTTCTTCGATATTGATACAAAGTATTACACAAAAGAATTGCACAAAGCGGCATTTGCTTTACCTAAATTTGTGCAAGATCTTATTAAATAA
- a CDS encoding YwgA family protein: protein MLNDHAKIVKVFSAAGEVVGRKKLQKMIFIGKKLKFPFYEKYNFHFFGPYSEELTLRIEELCNLGFLSEIKEKKGGYMQYRYGLTEAGEGFLSHYDLELPHLQECMKDMNEQSSKFLELVSTILYFDNLPKEEVKEKVFTLKRKQNYTEKDIAEAYEYIEKLQATLSVH from the coding sequence GTGTTAAACGATCACGCAAAGATTGTGAAAGTATTTTCCGCGGCGGGAGAAGTTGTTGGCAGAAAAAAGTTACAAAAGATGATATTTATCGGAAAAAAACTGAAGTTTCCTTTTTATGAAAAGTATAATTTTCATTTTTTTGGACCCTATTCTGAGGAATTAACGCTTCGAATTGAAGAGCTGTGTAACTTGGGCTTTTTAAGTGAAATTAAAGAGAAAAAAGGCGGATACATGCAGTATCGCTACGGATTAACAGAAGCGGGAGAAGGATTTTTAAGTCACTATGACTTAGAGCTTCCTCACTTGCAGGAATGTATGAAGGATATGAACGAACAAAGCTCTAAATTTTTGGAGCTCGTCTCTACGATTTTATATTTTGATAATTTACCTAAAGAAGAAGTAAAAGAAAAAGTTTTTACGCTAAAGCGTAAGCAAAACTATACAGAAAAAGACATTGCAGAAGCATACGAATATATTGAAAAGCTCCAGGCAACGCTGTCTGTACATTAA
- the uvsE gene encoding UV DNA damage repair endonuclease UvsE: MKIRFGYVSHALSLWDCSPAKTLTFTRWGKMKKNEGLDKLHHVTKQNLNHTKRALHFNIAHEIMLYRLSSSLVPLATHPEVDWNYIDAFQDDWSEIGELIRNHQLRVSFHPNQFTLFTSDKKPITENAVKDMDYHYRMLEAMGVADQALINIHVGGAYGNKEKAIGRFHENIQTLPPIIKKRMTLENDDKTYTTEETLAVCEKEKFPLLFDYHHHKANEGEEPLELLLPRIFDTWKHIGLKPKVHISSPKSEKEFRSHSDYVSTDFIAPFLQIAKDIGQDFDVMIEAKLKDKALLKLVEDLASMRGVKRTGGATLVFK; the protein is encoded by the coding sequence ATGAAAATTAGATTTGGCTATGTATCACATGCCCTGTCGCTTTGGGACTGCTCACCTGCTAAAACCCTCACGTTTACTAGATGGGGAAAAATGAAAAAAAATGAGGGGCTGGATAAGCTTCATCACGTTACAAAACAAAATTTGAATCATACTAAGCGCGCTTTGCATTTTAATATTGCCCATGAAATTATGCTGTATCGATTGTCATCTTCTCTTGTCCCTTTAGCTACTCATCCTGAAGTAGATTGGAATTACATTGATGCGTTCCAAGACGACTGGTCAGAGATAGGAGAATTGATACGGAACCATCAGCTGCGCGTGAGTTTTCACCCCAATCAGTTCACGTTATTTACAAGCGATAAAAAACCCATTACAGAAAATGCGGTAAAAGATATGGATTATCACTATAGAATGCTTGAAGCGATGGGAGTAGCGGATCAAGCTCTTATTAATATTCATGTAGGAGGAGCTTATGGCAATAAAGAAAAAGCGATCGGTCGATTTCATGAAAACATTCAAACGCTGCCGCCTATCATTAAAAAGCGCATGACTCTTGAAAACGACGATAAAACATACACAACTGAAGAAACATTAGCTGTATGCGAAAAAGAGAAATTCCCTCTCCTCTTTGATTATCACCACCACAAAGCAAATGAAGGAGAAGAACCTCTTGAGCTATTGCTCCCTCGTATCTTTGACACGTGGAAACATATCGGGTTAAAACCAAAAGTACATATCTCTTCTCCTAAATCTGAAAAAGAATTTAGAAGCCACTCTGATTATGTTTCAACTGATTTTATCGCACCTTTTTTGCAAATTGCTAAGGATATCGGACAAGATTTTGACGTAATGATTGAAGCAAAGTTAAAAGATAAAGCGTTGCTAAAATTAGTGGAAGATTTAGCATCAATGAGAGGAGTGAAGCGCACGGGAGGTGCTACGCTTGTTTTTAAATAA
- the speB gene encoding agmatinase, translated as MRFDEAYSGNVFIGSHPVFEESEAVLYGMPMDWTVSYRPGSRFGPTRIREVSIGLEEYSPYLDRELEEVKYFDAGDIPLPFGNPQRSLNMIEEYIDQLLAADKFPLGMGGEHLVSWPVMKAMYKKYPDLAIIHMDAHTDLREEYEGEPLSHSTPIRKVAELIGPENVYSFGIRSGMKEEFQWAKENGMHISKFEVLEPLKEILPTLAGRPVYVTIDIDVLDPAHAPGTGTVDAGGITSKELLASIHAIAKSDLRIVGGDLVEVAPIYDPSEQTANTASKLIREMILGWVQKK; from the coding sequence ATGCGTTTTGATGAAGCTTATTCAGGTAATGTATTTATCGGCAGTCACCCTGTTTTTGAAGAAAGTGAAGCGGTTCTTTACGGAATGCCAATGGACTGGACAGTTAGCTATCGTCCAGGTTCACGATTTGGCCCAACTCGTATTCGTGAAGTATCAATTGGATTAGAAGAATACAGCCCTTATTTAGATCGAGAGCTAGAGGAAGTAAAATATTTTGATGCAGGAGATATTCCACTTCCATTTGGGAATCCTCAGCGCAGCTTGAATATGATTGAAGAGTATATTGATCAGCTTTTAGCAGCCGACAAGTTCCCATTAGGTATGGGCGGAGAGCATTTGGTTTCTTGGCCTGTTATGAAAGCTATGTATAAAAAATATCCTGATTTGGCCATTATTCATATGGATGCTCACACAGACCTTCGTGAAGAGTATGAAGGAGAACCACTTTCTCATTCCACTCCAATTCGTAAAGTTGCAGAACTAATAGGACCGGAGAATGTTTATTCATTTGGTATTCGTTCAGGAATGAAAGAAGAATTTCAATGGGCAAAAGAAAACGGCATGCATATTTCAAAGTTCGAAGTTCTAGAGCCGTTAAAAGAGATTCTACCAACACTTGCAGGTCGTCCTGTTTATGTAACAATTGATATCGATGTATTAGATCCAGCGCACGCTCCTGGTACAGGAACAGTAGATGCAGGCGGTATTACATCAAAAGAGCTTTTAGCTTCTATTCATGCAATTGCTAAATCAGATCTTCGCATTGTCGGAGGAGATTTAGTAGAAGTAGCTCCAATTTATGATCCGTCTGAACAAACAGCTAATACAGCAAGCAAGCTTATTCGCGAAATGATCTTAGGCTGGGTGCAAAAGAAATAA
- a CDS encoding DUF1934 domain-containing protein translates to MSNASEVKKPIEVKIVTDIRDSHQKETTSVNAKGMYYEKGSKIYLTYTEHQEEIGDIRTMVKISEDEVSINRTGAVQMKQSFRKKVQIEGTYISPYGRMDLLTFAHNIEYKQMTQKGRLFLTYDLEVQGQPTGKYALTITFKEEKK, encoded by the coding sequence GTGAGTAACGCTTCAGAAGTCAAAAAACCCATTGAAGTTAAAATCGTGACAGATATCCGTGATAGTCACCAAAAAGAGACAACATCGGTAAATGCAAAAGGTATGTATTATGAAAAAGGATCGAAAATTTATCTTACATACACAGAGCACCAAGAGGAAATCGGAGATATTAGAACAATGGTAAAAATTAGCGAAGATGAAGTATCAATTAACCGAACCGGTGCTGTTCAAATGAAGCAATCGTTTCGTAAAAAGGTACAGATCGAAGGAACTTATATAAGCCCTTATGGACGTATGGATTTACTAACATTCGCTCATAACATTGAATATAAACAAATGACTCAAAAGGGTCGATTATTTTTAACGTATGATCTAGAAGTACAGGGTCAGCCTACCGGGAAATATGCGTTAACCATTACATTCAAGGAGGAGAAAAAATGA
- a CDS encoding transglycosylase domain-containing protein, with protein sequence METVLTEHLKKARRIFRILLVLGILAGALLLFAYISIFLYAKIAGPPPLNVSQTAVFYSANGKVLDEVHNGQKRYWVSLNQISPYVKDATLAVEDKRFYEHHGFDMHRIAGAILADIKAMGKVQGASTITQQYARNLFLEHDKTWTRKLQEALYTIRLEMNYSKDQILEGYMNTIYYGHGAYGIEAAARLYFDKHAKNLTLSEASMLAGIPKGPSYYSPLIHQENAKKRQNIILSLMKEDGIITAKQATKALVTPLAFAKPAEKDPNKEDASYFMDAALAELKQDLGIDETMIYTNGLRVYTTLDEKMQRTAEEKMKDVISSSSDVQSAFVAMNPKNGQVKALIGGRDYEKSPFNRATQAIRQPGSTMKPFLYYAALKDGFTESTPMKSEETTFKLEDGVSTYTPSNYHNYYAEAPITMAQAIALSDNIYAVKTHLFIGENRLIETSKTLGISSPLKKVPSLALGTSPVKVIDMVNAYGIFANGGKEIRPTFIKRIETHDGEVVYQAPSERKQVIDKRYAFLTTHLMTGMFNQKLNGYTTVTGKPISKYVSRPYAGKSGTTSTDSWMVGYSPQLVSGVWVGYDQGRTMDDVAEKGYAKKMWALFMEDALKGKKKEKFKAPNGLISANINPQNGKLASKSCPVQYKAYYLTGTQPKTYCTDHIDHAAKTKKKEHEAEDKKFHWLPKWFD encoded by the coding sequence ATGGAAACGGTATTAACCGAACATTTAAAAAAGGCAAGACGCATCTTCCGAATTCTTCTCGTCCTTGGTATATTAGCGGGGGCTTTATTGTTGTTTGCCTACATAAGTATCTTTCTCTACGCCAAAATCGCTGGCCCCCCTCCGCTAAACGTTTCTCAAACAGCTGTTTTCTACTCAGCAAACGGTAAAGTTCTTGATGAAGTTCACAATGGACAAAAGCGCTACTGGGTTTCACTTAATCAAATTTCACCTTACGTAAAAGATGCGACTTTAGCCGTTGAAGATAAGCGCTTCTATGAGCATCACGGCTTTGATATGCATCGAATTGCCGGAGCAATTTTAGCTGATATAAAAGCTATGGGAAAAGTACAAGGTGCGAGTACCATTACTCAGCAATACGCACGCAACTTGTTTCTAGAGCACGACAAAACGTGGACTCGAAAGCTTCAAGAAGCGCTGTATACGATCCGGTTAGAAATGAATTATAGCAAAGACCAAATTCTAGAAGGCTACATGAATACGATTTACTACGGCCATGGAGCTTACGGAATCGAAGCGGCAGCGAGGCTGTATTTTGATAAGCACGCCAAAAATTTGACGTTAAGTGAAGCAAGTATGTTAGCAGGTATTCCAAAAGGCCCTAGCTACTACTCCCCTCTTATTCATCAAGAAAATGCAAAGAAACGACAAAACATCATTTTATCTCTAATGAAAGAGGATGGAATTATTACAGCGAAACAAGCAACAAAAGCGCTTGTAACACCTCTAGCATTTGCGAAGCCTGCCGAAAAAGATCCTAACAAAGAAGACGCTTCTTACTTTATGGATGCAGCGCTAGCAGAATTAAAGCAAGATTTAGGCATTGATGAAACCATGATTTATACAAATGGACTTCGCGTTTATACAACGCTGGACGAAAAGATGCAGCGAACGGCAGAAGAAAAAATGAAGGATGTTATCAGCAGCTCTTCAGATGTACAAAGTGCATTTGTCGCCATGAATCCTAAAAATGGACAAGTGAAAGCTCTTATTGGTGGAAGAGATTACGAAAAGAGCCCGTTTAATCGCGCTACTCAAGCAATAAGACAGCCTGGCTCAACGATGAAGCCATTTTTATACTATGCGGCATTAAAAGACGGTTTTACTGAATCAACTCCAATGAAAAGTGAAGAAACGACGTTCAAATTAGAAGATGGAGTTTCGACATACACGCCTAGTAACTATCACAATTATTATGCAGAAGCTCCTATTACAATGGCTCAAGCCATCGCGCTTTCGGACAATATTTATGCAGTAAAAACGCATTTGTTCATTGGAGAAAATCGCTTGATCGAAACGTCCAAAACACTTGGAATATCGTCACCTTTAAAGAAAGTTCCATCTTTAGCTCTTGGAACTTCGCCTGTCAAAGTCATTGATATGGTTAATGCGTATGGTATCTTCGCTAATGGTGGAAAAGAAATTCGTCCAACTTTTATTAAACGAATTGAAACCCATGACGGAGAAGTCGTCTATCAAGCTCCTTCTGAACGGAAACAAGTAATTGATAAGCGCTATGCTTTCCTTACTACGCACCTAATGACAGGCATGTTTAATCAAAAGCTAAATGGCTATACAACAGTCACAGGAAAGCCTATTTCTAAATACGTATCTCGTCCTTATGCTGGAAAATCCGGCACAACCTCCACGGACAGCTGGATGGTTGGCTACTCTCCACAGCTCGTTTCAGGGGTTTGGGTTGGATATGATCAAGGAAGAACAATGGATGATGTAGCTGAAAAAGGATACGCCAAAAAGATGTGGGCACTATTTATGGAAGATGCTTTAAAAGGGAAGAAAAAAGAAAAATTTAAAGCACCAAACGGATTAATTAGTGCGAACATTAATCCTCAAAATGGAAAGTTAGCCTCCAAATCATGCCCTGTTCAATATAAAGCTTATTATTTAACTGGAACACAGCCAAAAACATATTGTACCGACCACATCGATCACGCAGCAAAAACGAAGAAAAAAGAGCATGAAGCAGAAGATAAAAAGTTTCATTGGTTACCAAAATGGTTTGATTAA
- a CDS encoding HD domain-containing protein → MTYPNEKLNEEKVFKDPVHRYIHVRDRVIWELIGTAEFQRLRRIRQLGTTYLTFHGAEHSRFSHSLGVYEIVRRIIDDGFQGRPEWNEDERLLCLCAALLHDLGHGPFSHSFEKVFHLDHEEFTQAIIVGDTEVNQVLTKVGKDFPKKVAEVIAKTYENKLVVSLISSQIDADRMDYLQRDAYYTGVSYGHFDMERILRVMRPREDQAVIKHSGMHAVEDYIMSRYQMYWQVYFHPVTRSAEVILTKILHRAKELHYHYYEFKQEPTHFYSIFEEEISLKEYLKLDESVILFYFQAWEEEEDEILSDLCRRFMNRQLFKYIEFNPNSQMKMWMELTTLFKKAGINPDYYLVVDSSSDLPYDFYRPGEEEERLPIHLLMPNNEVRELSRQSEIVEAISGKKRTDHKLYFPQDLIDQLSSKRKVKDQIINLLKGDQS, encoded by the coding sequence ATGACATATCCTAATGAAAAACTCAATGAAGAAAAAGTATTTAAAGATCCTGTTCACCGCTATATCCATGTAAGAGATCGTGTTATTTGGGAGCTAATTGGTACCGCCGAATTTCAAAGGCTGCGTCGTATTAGACAGCTAGGAACGACATACTTAACGTTTCATGGGGCTGAGCACAGCCGTTTTAGTCATTCCTTAGGTGTTTATGAAATTGTGCGCCGTATTATTGATGACGGTTTTCAAGGACGCCCTGAATGGAATGAAGATGAGCGTCTTCTTTGTCTTTGTGCTGCTTTACTGCACGATTTAGGCCACGGTCCGTTTTCTCATTCGTTTGAGAAGGTCTTCCACTTAGATCATGAAGAATTTACGCAAGCCATTATCGTAGGTGACACGGAGGTAAATCAAGTGTTGACGAAAGTAGGAAAGGATTTTCCTAAAAAAGTGGCCGAAGTAATCGCGAAAACATATGAAAATAAGCTTGTCGTTAGTTTAATTTCCAGTCAAATTGATGCGGATCGCATGGATTATTTGCAGCGTGATGCGTATTACACAGGAGTAAGCTACGGTCACTTTGATATGGAACGAATTCTTCGTGTTATGCGTCCTCGGGAAGACCAAGCTGTGATTAAACACAGCGGTATGCATGCGGTTGAAGATTATATTATGAGCCGCTATCAAATGTACTGGCAAGTGTATTTCCATCCTGTTACGAGAAGTGCTGAAGTTATTTTGACAAAAATTTTACATCGCGCGAAAGAGCTCCATTATCATTACTATGAGTTCAAGCAGGAGCCGACTCATTTTTATTCGATTTTTGAAGAAGAAATATCGCTAAAAGAGTATTTGAAATTAGATGAATCTGTTATTTTATTCTATTTTCAAGCTTGGGAAGAAGAAGAGGATGAAATTTTATCTGATCTATGCCGAAGATTTATGAATCGTCAGCTTTTTAAATACATTGAGTTTAATCCAAATTCACAAATGAAAATGTGGATGGAGCTTACAACACTATTTAAAAAAGCGGGCATTAACCCAGATTATTATTTAGTTGTCGATTCTTCAAGCGACTTACCATACGATTTTTATCGACCGGGTGAAGAAGAAGAGCGCTTGCCGATTCATCTGTTGATGCCAAATAATGAAGTGCGTGAATTATCACGTCAGTCGGAGATTGTTGAAGCAATTTCAGGGAAAAAAAGAACCGATCATAAATTATATTTTCCACAAGATCTCATTGATCAATTGTCGTCTAAGCGAAAAGTTAAAGATCAGATTATAAACTTACTAAAAGGAGATCAGAGTTAA
- the argS gene encoding arginine--tRNA ligase produces the protein MNIVEQVQQKLKAEIQDAVVKAGLAEKAELPEVLLETPKDKTHGDYSTNMAMQLARIAKKAPRAIAEELVANFDKSKASIEKIDIAGPGFINFYMNNSYLTELIPTIVKAGEAYGQTNVGNGQKVQVEFVSANPTGDLHLGHARGAAVGDSLCNVLEKAGYDVSREYYINDAGNQINNLAYSVEARYMQALGLEKEMPADGYHGADIINIGKELAKEHGDKYVNASEEERFEFFRQYGLDYELAKLKRDLEQFRVKFDVWYSETSLYKNDKISVALETLKKQGHVYEEEGATWFRSTTFGDDKDRVLIKNDGSFTYLTPDIAYHQDKIQRGFDKLINIWGADHHGYIPRMKAAIQALGYEKDTLEVEIIQMVQLYQNGEKMKMSKRTGKAVTMRDLVEEVGLDATRYFFAMRSADTHLDFDLDLAVSQSNENPVYYAQYAHARICSILRQGEEMGIQSTSGADLSLISAEKEMELLKKIGEFPQAVAEAATKRIPHRITNYVFDLASTFHSFYNAEKVLDSDNVETSKARIELVKAVQVTLQNSLKLIGVSAPEKM, from the coding sequence ATGAACATCGTCGAACAAGTGCAGCAAAAATTAAAAGCTGAAATTCAAGATGCTGTGGTCAAAGCAGGACTTGCTGAAAAAGCAGAACTTCCAGAAGTTCTATTAGAAACCCCAAAAGATAAAACACATGGTGATTATTCTACCAATATGGCTATGCAGCTAGCTCGTATTGCCAAAAAAGCACCGCGTGCTATCGCTGAAGAGCTTGTAGCAAACTTCGATAAATCAAAAGCATCTATCGAGAAAATTGACATTGCAGGCCCTGGATTCATCAACTTTTATATGAATAACTCTTATTTAACAGAGCTTATCCCAACGATTGTAAAAGCTGGTGAAGCGTACGGTCAAACAAACGTAGGGAATGGACAAAAAGTACAGGTTGAGTTTGTTTCAGCTAATCCGACAGGGGATTTACATTTAGGACATGCCCGCGGTGCTGCAGTTGGAGACTCATTATGTAATGTTCTTGAAAAAGCAGGTTACGATGTGTCCCGTGAATACTATATCAATGATGCTGGTAACCAAATTAATAACCTGGCTTATTCAGTAGAAGCACGTTACATGCAGGCTCTTGGTTTAGAGAAAGAAATGCCTGCAGACGGCTATCATGGTGCTGACATTATAAACATCGGAAAAGAGCTAGCAAAAGAGCACGGAGACAAGTATGTAAACGCCTCTGAAGAAGAGCGTTTTGAATTCTTCCGTCAATACGGATTAGATTATGAGTTAGCTAAATTAAAGCGTGATCTTGAACAGTTCCGTGTGAAATTTGACGTATGGTATTCTGAAACGTCCCTTTATAAAAATGATAAAATCTCAGTTGCACTTGAAACGTTGAAAAAACAAGGCCACGTATATGAAGAAGAAGGTGCTACGTGGTTCCGTTCTACAACATTTGGTGATGATAAAGACCGTGTGTTAATTAAAAATGACGGTTCATTTACGTACTTAACGCCAGATATTGCTTATCACCAGGACAAAATTCAACGCGGATTTGACAAGCTAATTAATATTTGGGGAGCCGATCACCATGGATATATTCCTCGTATGAAAGCGGCGATTCAAGCGCTTGGTTATGAAAAAGATACGCTTGAAGTAGAAATTATTCAAATGGTTCAACTGTATCAAAATGGCGAAAAAATGAAGATGAGTAAACGTACAGGCAAAGCTGTAACAATGCGTGATCTAGTAGAAGAGGTAGGCCTTGATGCAACTCGTTACTTCTTTGCGATGAGAAGTGCGGATACACATTTAGACTTTGATTTAGATTTAGCTGTTTCTCAATCTAATGAAAATCCTGTATACTATGCACAATATGCTCATGCTCGTATTTGCAGTATTCTTCGTCAAGGTGAAGAGATGGGGATTCAATCAACATCTGGCGCTGACCTTTCATTAATTAGTGCAGAGAAAGAAATGGAACTGCTGAAGAAAATCGGAGAGTTCCCTCAGGCCGTAGCGGAAGCAGCAACAAAACGTATTCCGCACCGCATTACGAACTATGTATTTGATCTCGCTTCTACGTTCCATAGCTTCTATAATGCAGAAAAAGTATTAGACAGCGATAATGTAGAAACAAGTAAAGCGCGTATTGAACTAGTGAAAGCTGTTCAAGTAACGCTTCAAAACTCTTTAAAACTAATTGGTGTTTCAGCACCTGAAAAAATGTAA
- a CDS encoding 2-hydroxymuconate tautomerase, which yields MPVVTVKMLEGRTDDQKRALVEKVTDAVVETTGAAPEKVSIIIEEMSKNHYAVAGKRMSDQ from the coding sequence ATGCCAGTTGTGACTGTTAAGATGCTTGAGGGCCGTACAGATGATCAAAAAAGAGCTCTTGTTGAAAAAGTAACGGATGCCGTTGTAGAAACAACAGGTGCAGCACCTGAAAAAGTATCCATTATCATTGAAGAAATGTCTAAAAACCATTACGCTGTAGCGGGCAAGCGCATGAGCGATCAATAA